Proteins encoded in a region of the Saccharomyces eubayanus strain FM1318 chromosome V, whole genome shotgun sequence genome:
- the ADH4 gene encoding alcohol dehydrogenase ADH4: MFDVQIDRLVINQSIFYSILVYLLPLGYFISLNKKKGQDIDMYKGINAFANPLRTGITHFFSTSIKRTVNKKLTFATGYTQLRKMSSVTGFYIPPISFFGEGALEETADFIQNKEYKKALIVTDPGIAAIGLSGRVQKMLEERGLDVAVYDQTQPNPNTGNVLDGLKVLKKQDSEIVVSIGGGSAHDNAKAIALLATNGGDIGDYEGLNRSKKAALPLFAINTTAGTASEMTRFTIISNEEKKVKMAIIDNNVTPAVAVNDPSTMFGLPPALTAATGLDALTHCIEAFVSTASNPITDACALKGIDLIQESLVNAYNDGSDKKARTDMCYGEYLAGMAFNNASLGYVHAIAHQLGGFYHLPHGVCNAVLLPHVQEFNMECPKAKKRLGEIALHVGASQAIPEETIKALHAFNRTMNIPRNLKDLGVKTEDFGILAENAMKDACHVTNPVQFTKEQVVAILKQAYEY, from the coding sequence ATGTTTGATGTTCAAATCGATCGACTTGTAATAAATCAATCGATATTTTACAGTATACTTGTATATCTCTTGCCATTAGGGTACTTTATTTCgttgaacaagaagaaagggCAAGACATCGATATGTATAAAGGAATCAATGCCTTTGCCAATCCTTTGAGGACTGGGATAACACATTTTTTCTCTACCTCTATTAAAAGAACCGTCAACAAGAAGCTTACTTTTGCTACAGGTTATACTCAATTGAGAAAAATGTCTTCCGTTACTGGTTTTTACATTCCGCCAATCTCTTTCTTCGGTGAAGGTGCTCTAGAAGAAACTGCTGATTTCATCCAGAACAAGGAGTACAAAAAGGCTTTGATTGTTACCGACCCTGGTATTGCCGCTATTGGTCTCTCCGGTAGAGTCCAAAAAATGTTGGAAGAACGTGGTTTGGACGTTGCTGTCTACGACCAAACCCAACCAAACCCAAACACTGGTAACGTCCTGGACGGTTTGAAggttttgaagaaacaagacTCTGAAATCGTTGTTTCCATCGGTGGTGGTTCTGCTCACGACAATGCTAAAGCTATTGCTCTGTTAGCTACCAACGGGGGTGACATTGGGGATTACGAAGGTCTCAACAGATCCAAGAAGGCTGCTTTGCCACTTTTTGCCATCAACACTACTGCCGGTACCGCTTCTGAAATGACCAGATTCACCATTATCTCcaacgaagaaaagaaggtgAAAATGGCCATCATTGACAACAACGTCACCCCGGCTGTTGCTGTCAACGATCCATCTACCATGTTTGGTTTGCCACCTGCTTTGACTGCTGCCACTGGTCTAGATGCTTTGACTCACTGTATCGAAGCTTTTGTTTCAACTGCATCTAACCCAATAACTGATGCATGTGCTCTAAAGGGTATTGATTTGATTCAAGAAAGTTTAGTTAACGCTTACAACGACGGCTCTGACAAGAAGGCCAGAACTGATATGTGTTACGGCGAATACTTGGCAGGTATGGCTTTCAACAATGCTTCTCTAGGTTACGTCCACGCCATTGCTCATCAACTTGGTGGTTTCTACCATTTGCCTCATGGTGTTTGTAACGCTGTCTTGTTGCCTCACGTCCAGGAATTCAACATGGAATGTCCAAAAGCTAAGAAGAGATTAGGTGAAATTGCTTTGCATGTTGGTGCCTCACAAGCAATTCCAGAAGAGACCATCAAGGCTTTGCACGCCTTCAATAGAACTATGAACATCCCAAGAAACTTAAAGGATTTGGGTGTCAAGACCGAAGATTTCGGTATCTTGGCTGAAAACGCTATGAAAGATGCTTGCCACGTGACCAACCCAGTTCAATTCACCAAAGAACAAGTTGTTGCTATCTTGAAGCAAGCCTACGAATATTAA
- the MNT2 gene encoding alpha-1,3-mannosyltransferase MNT2, whose product MIRKNRLFISVTLLLVLLLIYYLQVGSLVQTQNSNNDRCLHYYEALESGWSNRFFGVNQESLAPGKDVVQLVTRINIFSRCLQQTSNRDAQLLRDIEKRLFPYLNFRGLETNEINFWPTHTRWNGEIYHASALEFGHRNGHFIRSRPIKYDSDLSFWENWLQTATQTGSRGIVISASDVQLDETLRLLKVLRSIKNNFPIEIVYNGDLSQDAIKSLVKYARNQNTPEYPAQEIWFLNVHSMLNPGYSDNFVTYSNKWLALIFSSFEIPILLDSDTVPFVSIDTFYNLEEFQRTGVLFFKDRIISDDLFEPSQVEVLKEVIYGCIGLNLTDESTVHDRIVNHIKDPTVVQVLENMLIKKYKHHLESGLVILDKGRHLFSMLTSLALQFSPIAEYFHGDKDWFWLGALLSNNPFTFYPVDASNIGQLGNVISKETTGEFYQICSVQLSHTDKDGSLLWLNGGLNVCKKASWEYDYEHSQRLTANFQDAEELRKYYQSPVQLEGIIIPDTDISGWVKSGECFLFNYCTLFKEGQYGKVIKFTGTEKRRFSQIVGVWNEQIS is encoded by the coding sequence ATGATAAGGAAAAATAGGCTTTTCATATCAGTTACACTATTACTGGTTCTGTTACTGATTTACTATTTACAAGTGGGTTCGTTGGTGCAGACGCAGAATAGCAATAATGATCGTTGCCTGCATTATTATGAAGCTCTTGAATCTGGATGGTCGAATAGGTTCTTCGGCGTAAATCAAGAAAGTTTGGCTCCTGGAAAGGACGTGGTTCAATTAGTGACAAGaatcaatattttttctagaTGTTTACAGCAGACTAGTAACCGTGATGCTCAACTTCTACGAGATATTGAGAAGAGGCTATTTCCGTATTTAAATTTCAGAGGATTAGAAACAAATGAAATCAACTTCTGGCCCACTCATACAAGATGGAATGGTGAAATTTATCATGCCTCTGCGTTAGAGTTTGGCCATAGAAACGGTCATTTTATTCGTTCTAGGCCCATCAAGTATGATTCAGATCTGTCTTTTTGGGAGAATTGGCTGCAAACTGCAACGCAGACTGGTTCAAGAGGTATAGTTATTAGTGCTTCTGATGTACAGTTGGATGAGACACTGAGACTGTTAAAGGTTTTAAGATccatcaaaaataattttcctATAGAAATTGTTTACAACGGAGATCTAAGTCAAGACGCTATTAAATCATTAGTCAAATATGCCAGGAATCAGAACACCCCGGAGTATCCGGCTCAAGAAATATGGTTTTTGAATGTGCATAGTATGTTGAATCCGGGATATTCCGACAACTTCGTAACATATTCCAACAAATGGCTGGCATTGATTTTCTCATCCTTTGAGATTCCTATCTTACTGGATTCTGATACTGTACCTTTCGTCTCAATAGACACGTTTTATAACTTAGAAGAATTCCAAAGAACCGgggttttatttttcaaggaTCGGATAATATCCGATGATCTCTTTGAACCATCTCAAGTAGAAGTTCTGAAGGAAGTTATATATGGGTGTATTGGACTTAATTTGACGGATGAATCAACTGTACATGACAGGATTGTTAATCACATAAAGGATCCAACGGTTGTCCAAGTGCTAGAAAACATGCTGATTAAGAAGTATAAGCATCATCTGGAAAGCGGCCTGGTAATATTGGATAAAGGTAGGCACCTCTTCAGTATGCTTACTTCTTTGGCCTTACAATTCTCTCCAATTGCGGAATACTTCCACGGTGATAAAGATTGGTTTTGGCTAGGTGCGTTATTGTCAAACAACCCTTTTACATTCTATCCTGTGGATGCGTCAAATATCGGTCAACTGGGGAACGTCATCTCAAAGGAAACCACTGGCGAATTTTACCAAATATGTTCTGTGCAGCTGTCCCACACAGACAAAGATGGATCATTGCTATGGCTAAATGGAGGTCTTAACGTTTGTAAAAAAGCCTCGTGGGAATATGATTATGAGCATAGCCAGAGACTAACTGCTAATTTCCAAGATGCGGAAGAATTACGCAAATATTACCAATCACCAGTGCAACTGGAAGGGATTATAATACCAGACACTGATATATCGGGATGGGTCAAATCGGGTGAATGTTTCTTATTCAACTACTGCACGCTATTCAAAGAAGGACAATATGGAAAGGTAATTAAGTTTACTGGTACCGAGAAACGCCGTTTTTCACAAATCGTAGGCGTTTGGAATGAACAAATTTCTTAA
- a CDS encoding Zn(II)2Cys6 transcription factor has product MSFAKQACDCCRVRRIKCNREEPCNRCLEHDLKCTYLRMLKKRGPKSIRTRSLKKIAYMQRXSEDYSTMAAPGASAKVPKVLIDQCLRLYSDNLYVIWPLLSYDDLHKLLDEKYDNCSVYWFLVALSAATLSDLQTEMETEEGVSFTGNQLSSLCMSSRQDFDDFSSCDIYRIMTYYCLHRCFARFSDTTASYRLYSEAIGLIKIARFHREETYKYLSFGEQQLIRKAYYLILLTERYYSVYIHCATSLDTTIFPPQPEIVTDPRLSLDSFLEVIRVFTVPEKCFYDSLATDFANDSCTEDSLKRIWKELHTVSPEVEPWSYGYIDFLFSRHWIRTLAWKLMFQVKDKRTKFLSNTDNAHIPVEIARDMLGDTFLTPKNFYDVHGPGIPMKTLEIANALVDVIGHYDRNMKLEAWNVLSDVAKFVFSLNHCDNIMFQRFSTKCQSALITLPITRPLQPNGDSKDDTDIIL; this is encoded by the coding sequence ATGAGTTTTGCCAAACAAGCGTGTGACTGCTGTCGTGTTCGTCGAATAAAATGTAACCGTGAAGAACCGTGTAATCGTTGTCTTGAGCACGATCTGAAATGCACCTATCTTCGaatgttgaaaaagagagGTCCGAAGTCCATTAGGACAagaagtttgaaaaaaatagccTATATGCAGAGGSTCAGTGAGGATTACAGCACTATGGCTGCTCCAGGAGCATCCGCGAAAGTTCCAAAGGTGCTGATAGACCAATGTTTGAGGCTATATAGCGATAATTTATACGTGATCTGGCCTTTGCTCTCCTATGATGATCTTCACAAACTTTTGGACGAGAAATATGATAACTGTTCCGTCTACTGGTTTCTGGTAGCTCTCTCGGCGGCCACTCTTAGCGACTTGCAAACTGAAATGGAAACTGAAGAGGGTGTCTCCTTTACAGGAAATCAACTCTCCAGTCTCTGTATGTCATCACGCCAAGACTTTGACGATTTCAGTAGCTGCGACATATATAGAATCATGACCTACTACTGCTTACATCGTTGTTTTGCACGCTTTTCTGACACTACGGCTTCGTACAGACTTTATTCTGAAGCTATTGGCCTCATCAAGATCGCCAGATTCCACCGCGAAGAGACTTATAAATATCTCTCATTTGGTGAGCAGCAGCTTATACGGAAGGCGTACTACTTAATTCTTCTGACGGAAAGGTACTATTCTGTATACATTCATTGTGCGACCAGCCTGGATACCACGATATTTCCGCCGCAGCCCGAGATTGTAACTGATCCCCGGCTTTCCCTGGATAGTTTTCTCGAGGTGATCAGGGTCTTCACTGTGCCAGAAAAATGTTTCTATGATTCTTTAGCTACTGACTTTGCTAACGATTCTTGCACTGAAGactctttgaaaaggatATGGAAAGAGCTTCATACAGTATCACCCGAGGTAGAGCCGTGGTCCTACGGGTACatagattttttattttcccGGCACTGGATAAGAACCCTGGCTTGGAAACTGATGTTTCAGGTAAAAGATAAACGAACCAAATTTCTTTCGAATACAGATAATGCCCACATACCAGTAGAGATTGCTAGGGATATGTTAGGCGATACATTCCTAACCCCGAAAAATTTCTATGACGTGCATGGCCCCGGAATACCTATGAAAACATTAGAAATAGCTAATGCATTAGTGGACGTTATCGGCCATTATGATCGAAATATGAAGTTGGAGGCTTGGAATGTTTTGAGCGACGTGGCCAAGTTTGTCTTCTCCCTGAATCACTGCGATAATATTATGTTCCAGAGATTTTCAACTAAATGTCAAAGCGCCCTTATTACTCTACCTATTACCAGACCGTTGCAACCAAACGGTGACTCTAAAGACGATACTGATATAATCctttaa
- a CDS encoding sugar porter family MFS transporter: MKGLSSMINRKKCNGNSSSIETEGGFGAAECNSIELEEQGKKTDFDLAHLEYGQGPAALSENDEVTPNILDAAQDAKEADDSEREMPLMTALKTYPKAAAWSLLVSTTLIQEGYDTAILGSFYALPVFQKKYGSLNARTGEWEISVSWQIGLCLCYMAGEIVGLQLTGPSVDLMGNRYTLIMALMFLTAFIFILYFCKSLGMIAAGQALCGMPWGCFQCLTVSYASEICPMALRYYLTTYSNLCWLFGQLFAAGIMKNSQNKYADSDLGYTLPFALQWIWPVPLAIAIFFAPESPWWLVKKGRLEQAKRSLERTLSGKGAEKESLVAMELDKIKMTIEKEKKLSDDEGSYLDCLRGKVNRRRTRIACLCWAGQTVCGASLIGYSTYFYEKAGVSTETAFTFSIIQYCLGIAATFLSWWASKYYGRYDLYACGLAFQTVILFIIGGLGCSDTHGAKMGSGALLMVVAFSYNLGIAPVVFCLVSEIPSSRLRTKSIILARNAYNIGNIVVAVLILYQLNSEKWNWGAKSGFFWGGFCLAVLIWAVFDLPETAGRTFIEINELFRLGVPARKFKSTKVDPFAAAKAISDEINHKDPKEDMKASAEEREQSTPSLMD, encoded by the coding sequence ATGAAGGGTCTATCCTCAATGATAAATAGAAAGAAGTGCAACGGTAACTCGAGCTCAATAGAGACCGAAGGCGGCTTCGGCGCCGCTGAATGCAACTCGATAGAGTTGGAGGAGCAAGGCAAAAAAACTGATTTTGATCTTGCCCATCTTGAGTATGGKCAGGGCCCAGCAGCATTAAGCGAGAATGATGAAGTAACGCCAAATATTCTCGACGCTGCGCAGGATGCTAAGGAGGCAGACGATAGTGAAAGAGAGATGCCGCTCATGACAGCTTTGAAAACGTATCCCAAAGCAGCGGCTTGGTCGTTGTTGGTTTCCACAACGCTGATCCAGGAAGGTTATGACACCGCCATCCTCGGCTCTTTCTATGCCCTACCCGTCTTTCAGAAGAAGTACGGCTCTCTAAATGCCCGTACAGGAGAATGGGAGATTTCGGTATCTTGGCAGATTGGGCTGTGTTTATGCTACATGGCAGGAGAGATCGTGGGTTTACAGTTGACAGGTCCCTCGGTGGATTTGATGGGTAACCGCTACACATTGATTATGGCGTTGATGTTCTTAACTGCYttcatttttattctgtATTTCTGTAAAAGTTTAGGGATGATCGCTGCGGGACAGGCATTGTGCGGTATGCCATGGGGTTGTTTCCAATGTCTGACTGTGTCTTATGCCTCTGAAATCTGTCCTATGGCGCTGAGGTACTACCTGACGACATATTCGAATCTGTGCTGGTTGTTTGGTCAGCTTTTTGCTGCAGGCatcatgaaaaattccCAAAACAAATACGCAGACTCGGACTTAGGATATACGCTACCTTTTGCTTTACAGTGGATCTGGCCTGTTCCTCTAGCAATAGCGATATTCTTTGCACCTGAATCCCCATGGTGGTTAGTCAAGAAAGGAAGACTAGAGCAGGCAAAGAGGTCGCTCGAAAGAACACTAAGCGGTAARGGAGCCGAGAAAGAATCACTGGTGGCCATGGAACTggataaaatcaaaatgaCTATagagaaggagaagaagcTGTCAGACGATGAAGGCTCCTATTTGGATTGTCTGAGGGGCAAGGTTAATCGGAGGAGAACGAGAATAGCCTGTCTGTGCTGGGCCGGTCAAACTGTTTGTGGTGCGTCACTAATAGGTTACTCAACTTACTTCTACGAGAAAGCCGGTGTTAGCACGGAAACAGCATTCACTTTTAGTATCATTCAATACTGTCTCGGTATTGCTGCAACATTTTTATCCTGGTGGGCCTCAAAATATTATGGTAGATATGACCTTTACGCTTGTGGACTGGCCTTCCAGACCGTTATACTGTTCATTATAGGCGGTTTGGGATGCTCCGACACTCACGGTGCCAAAATGGGAAGTGGCGCTCTTCTAATGGTCGTTGCGTTCTCATACAACCTGGGGATTGCCCCTGTCGTTTTTTGCTTAGTCTCTGAAATACCATCGTCGAGGCTGAGRACTAAATCGATCATTTTAGCTCGTAATGCGTACAACATAGGAAATATCGTAGTYgctgttttgattttgtacCAACTGAACTCTGAGAAATGGAACTGGGGTGCCAAGTCAGGCTTTTTCTGGGGAGGATTCTGCCTGGCTGTTTTAATTTGGGCTGTCTTTGATCTGCCCGAAACCGCAGGTAGAACCTTTattgaaataaatgaaCTATTTAGACTTGGAGTTCCAGCAAGAAAATTCAAGTCAACAAAAGTGGACCCATTTGCCGCCGCCAAAGCAATCTCTGATGAAATCAACCATAAAGATCCCAAGGAAGATATGAAAGCTTCCGCCGAGGAGAGAGAGCAAAGCACCCCATCTCTAATGGATTGA